From Actinoplanes oblitus, a single genomic window includes:
- a CDS encoding sensor histidine kinase, whose protein sequence is MDVAQLVRRLRPAELYAFDALVAAIAVLICLTATFEAPGDGRPTEPVWVSVLTGLAIGLPIAVRRRWPTSVAVIVTAASSFAFVTEFIPPFASPGVILPLVLAFYTFGTVSRDTPGFTIQTICAVLISVGLSLPDLWTHHAGPPEDVPSDALTAFFGMLVVMPAFILGFAIGERRSQNAQRSDQARREAVMAERLRLARELHDVIAHTVTLMVVKASIGNVVAETDPAEARDALRVIEKTGRSAMVEVRRVLDMLRDETPDGPMPGLDDLPGLVEQASAGDARVTLTVDRPATAAISESVQLAVYRIVQEAVTNVVKHAAPAHCRVSVVVGGEDIRVDVDDDGRRTPRAGGAGHGLIGMRERVALHGGSFSAGPRDGGGFSVTALLPVTGHEREDGS, encoded by the coding sequence ATGGATGTCGCTCAACTCGTCAGGCGCCTGCGCCCCGCCGAGCTGTACGCGTTCGACGCACTGGTCGCGGCGATCGCCGTGCTGATCTGCCTCACCGCCACGTTCGAGGCGCCGGGCGACGGCCGGCCGACCGAGCCGGTCTGGGTCTCGGTGCTCACCGGCCTCGCGATCGGACTCCCGATCGCCGTGCGCCGCCGCTGGCCCACCTCGGTGGCCGTCATCGTCACGGCCGCCAGCTCGTTCGCGTTCGTCACCGAGTTCATCCCGCCGTTCGCCTCGCCAGGTGTCATCCTCCCGCTGGTTCTGGCCTTCTATACGTTCGGGACGGTCTCGCGGGACACGCCGGGATTCACCATCCAGACGATCTGCGCCGTTCTGATCAGCGTCGGTCTGTCCCTGCCGGACCTGTGGACGCACCATGCCGGGCCGCCGGAGGACGTCCCGTCGGACGCCCTGACCGCGTTCTTCGGCATGCTGGTCGTCATGCCCGCCTTCATCCTCGGGTTCGCGATCGGCGAGCGCCGGTCGCAGAATGCCCAGCGCAGCGACCAGGCGCGCCGGGAGGCGGTGATGGCGGAGCGGCTTCGGCTGGCCCGCGAGCTGCACGACGTCATCGCCCACACGGTGACGCTCATGGTGGTGAAGGCGTCGATCGGCAACGTCGTCGCCGAGACGGATCCGGCGGAGGCCCGGGACGCGCTGCGGGTGATCGAGAAGACCGGCCGGTCAGCCATGGTCGAGGTGCGCAGGGTGCTGGACATGCTCCGGGACGAGACGCCCGACGGGCCGATGCCCGGCCTCGACGATCTGCCGGGGCTCGTCGAGCAGGCCTCGGCGGGCGACGCCCGGGTCACCCTGACCGTGGATCGCCCGGCGACCGCGGCGATCTCCGAGTCGGTGCAGCTGGCGGTCTACCGGATCGTCCAGGAGGCGGTGACCAACGTGGTCAAGCACGCGGCGCCGGCGCACTGCCGGGTCAGCGTGGTGGTCGGCGGCGAGGACATCCGGGTCGATGTCGACGACGACGGCAGGCGGACGCCCCGCGCGGGCGGTGCCGGGCACGGGCTGATCGGGATGCGGGAGCGGGTGGCGCTGCACGGCGGCAGTTTCAGCGCCGGGCCGCGTGACGGCGGCGGGTTCTCCGTGACGGCGTTGCTGCCGGTGACGGGCCACGAGCGGGAGGACGGTTCATGA
- a CDS encoding DUF3040 domain-containing protein, whose amino-acid sequence MLEESDRRVLADIEHHLSAGDPAFARRMRSGDPPACAFPTVSVLCVGTFLSTPFLGLFLGPRGVLIAINVTAVVILLILLCRTYHRGRF is encoded by the coding sequence GTGCTGGAGGAGTCAGACCGCCGCGTCCTCGCGGACATCGAGCATCATCTGTCCGCCGGTGACCCGGCCTTCGCCCGGCGGATGCGCTCCGGTGACCCGCCCGCCTGCGCCTTCCCGACGGTGTCGGTGCTCTGCGTCGGCACCTTCCTGTCGACGCCGTTCCTGGGCCTGTTCCTCGGCCCGCGCGGCGTGCTGATCGCGATCAACGTGACCGCCGTGGTGATCCTGCTGATCCTGCTCTGCCGCACCTACCACCGAGGCCGCTTCTGA
- a CDS encoding response regulator gives MIRVLIADDQALLRGSFKVLVDHSDDCETVGEAGTGAEAVRLAARIRPDVVLMDVRMPDVDGIDATRQICADPDLQGVRVLILTTFDLDEYVYGALRAGASGFLLKDTPPAELMRGIRVVADGASLLSPSVTRRLISEFARRPRPDRPIPRLLDGVTDREREVLTLIGRGLSNAEIAGHLSLSLATVKTHVGRILAKLDVRDRAQLVIVAYETGLVTVGT, from the coding sequence ATGATCCGGGTGCTGATCGCCGACGATCAGGCGCTGCTGCGCGGCAGCTTCAAGGTGCTCGTCGACCACAGCGACGACTGCGAGACGGTCGGCGAGGCGGGCACCGGCGCCGAGGCGGTCCGGCTCGCCGCGCGGATCCGGCCGGACGTGGTGCTGATGGACGTCCGGATGCCCGACGTGGACGGCATCGACGCCACCCGCCAGATCTGCGCGGACCCGGACCTGCAGGGAGTGCGGGTGCTGATCCTGACGACGTTCGACCTGGACGAGTATGTGTACGGAGCGCTCCGCGCCGGGGCCAGCGGCTTCCTCCTCAAGGACACGCCGCCGGCCGAGCTGATGCGCGGCATCCGGGTCGTCGCCGACGGCGCGTCGCTGCTGTCGCCGTCGGTGACCCGGCGGCTGATCTCCGAGTTCGCCAGGCGGCCCCGGCCGGACCGGCCGATTCCGCGCCTGCTCGACGGGGTCACCGACCGCGAGCGGGAGGTGCTGACCCTGATCGGTCGCGGGCTGTCGAATGCGGAGATCGCCGGGCACCTGTCGCTGAGCCTGGCCACTGTCAAGACGCACGTGGGCCGGATCCTGGCGAAACTGGACGTCCGGGATCGGGCCCAGCTCGTCATCGTCGCCTACGAGACCGGGCTGGTCACCGTGGGCACCTGA
- a CDS encoding GNAT family N-acetyltransferase has translation MAGVDVALRPVRAADFWILERQSVEPDAGGIFNWSGFRDVAATRRRLTENGLLGEENGCLVVWAGDEATGTVVWRRVHYGTPNWSCWNIGVSILPEHRARGIGTRAQMTLVRYLFDTSPVQRIEAHTDVENVPEQRALARIGFVREGLLRSVQFREGRWRDMYLYAMTRQDYGGVTR, from the coding sequence ATGGCGGGGGTTGATGTCGCGCTGCGGCCGGTCCGGGCGGCCGACTTCTGGATCCTGGAGAGACAGTCCGTCGAGCCGGACGCGGGCGGGATCTTCAACTGGTCGGGTTTCCGCGACGTGGCGGCGACCCGACGGCGCCTGACCGAGAACGGGCTGCTCGGCGAGGAGAACGGCTGCCTGGTCGTCTGGGCCGGTGACGAGGCCACCGGGACGGTGGTCTGGCGCCGGGTGCACTACGGCACCCCGAACTGGTCCTGCTGGAACATCGGCGTCTCGATCCTGCCGGAGCACCGGGCGAGGGGCATCGGCACGCGGGCGCAGATGACGCTGGTCCGCTACCTGTTCGACACGTCGCCGGTGCAGCGGATCGAGGCGCACACCGATGTGGAGAACGTCCCGGAGCAGCGGGCGCTGGCCCGGATCGGTTTCGTCCGGGAGGGGCTGCTGCGGTCCGTCCAGTTCCGGGAGGGACGCTGGCGGGACATGTACCTGTACGCGATGACGCGCCAGGACTACGGCGGCGTCACCCGGTAG
- the ctaD gene encoding aa3-type cytochrome oxidase subunit I translates to MTTVAARPTPVRPHPVRRQVRGSALARILRTTDAKQIGINYMVTSLIFYVVGGVMALLMRAELARPGMQILSPEQFNQLFTMHGTAMLLFFATPIVFAFANYVVPIQIGAPDVAFPRLNAFAYWLYLFGTLIAMSGFVMPGGAADFGWFAYTPLSDSLHSPGIGGNAWVVGLAIGGLGSILGAVNLITTILTLRAPGMTMFRMPILTWNMLVTSLLVILIFPFLAAALFALAADRVIGAHVFDVDTGGPMLWQHLFWFFGHPEVYVIALPFFGIITEVVPVFSRKPLFGYKGLVAATIGIAALSMSVWAHHMYATGQVLLPFFSFLTFMIGVPTGMKFFTWIGTMWRGQVSFETPMLWAVGFLVTFLFGGLTGILLASPPMDFHVSDSYFVVAHFHYVLFGTIVFAVFSGIYFWFPKMFGRMLDERLGKLHFWLTFIGFHTTFLVQHWLGTRGMPRRYADYLPTDGFTGLNTLSSIGSFILGAATLPFIYNVWRSYRVGTVVTAPDPWGHGNSLEWATSTPPPLRNFDTMPRIRSERPAFDLKFPHLAAGEQSLAGPPEGGARPGTRESDGGATYAEDIASDRERKKKR, encoded by the coding sequence ATGACCACCGTCGCCGCGAGGCCGACCCCTGTCCGGCCCCATCCGGTCCGCCGGCAGGTGAGAGGATCCGCGCTGGCCCGGATCCTGCGCACCACCGATGCCAAGCAGATCGGCATCAACTACATGGTCACGTCGCTGATCTTCTACGTGGTCGGCGGCGTCATGGCCCTGCTGATGCGCGCCGAGCTGGCCCGGCCGGGGATGCAGATCCTGTCGCCGGAGCAGTTCAACCAGCTGTTCACCATGCACGGCACGGCCATGCTGCTGTTCTTCGCCACCCCGATCGTGTTCGCGTTCGCCAACTACGTGGTGCCGATCCAGATCGGCGCGCCGGACGTGGCGTTCCCCCGGCTGAACGCGTTCGCCTACTGGCTGTACCTGTTCGGCACGCTGATCGCGATGAGCGGCTTCGTGATGCCGGGCGGCGCCGCCGACTTCGGCTGGTTCGCCTACACCCCGCTGAGCGACTCGCTGCACTCGCCGGGCATCGGCGGCAACGCCTGGGTGGTCGGCCTGGCCATCGGTGGTCTCGGCTCGATCCTCGGCGCGGTCAACTTGATCACCACGATCCTGACCCTGCGGGCACCGGGCATGACCATGTTCCGGATGCCGATCCTGACCTGGAACATGCTGGTCACCAGCCTGCTGGTGATCCTGATCTTCCCGTTCCTGGCGGCGGCGCTGTTCGCCCTGGCCGCGGACCGGGTGATCGGCGCGCACGTCTTCGACGTGGACACCGGCGGGCCGATGCTCTGGCAGCACCTGTTCTGGTTCTTCGGCCATCCCGAGGTGTACGTCATCGCGCTGCCCTTCTTCGGCATCATCACCGAGGTCGTCCCGGTGTTCAGCCGCAAGCCGCTGTTCGGCTACAAGGGCCTGGTCGCGGCCACCATCGGGATCGCCGCCCTGTCGATGAGCGTCTGGGCGCACCACATGTACGCCACCGGCCAGGTGCTGCTGCCGTTCTTCAGCTTCCTCACCTTCATGATCGGCGTGCCGACCGGCATGAAGTTCTTCACCTGGATCGGCACCATGTGGCGCGGTCAGGTCAGCTTCGAGACCCCGATGCTGTGGGCCGTCGGCTTCCTGGTCACGTTCCTGTTCGGCGGCCTGACCGGCATCCTGCTGGCCTCACCGCCGATGGACTTCCACGTCTCCGACTCGTATTTCGTGGTGGCCCACTTCCACTACGTGCTGTTCGGGACAATCGTGTTCGCGGTGTTCTCCGGCATCTATTTCTGGTTCCCGAAGATGTTCGGCCGGATGCTCGACGAACGCCTCGGGAAGCTGCATTTCTGGCTCACCTTCATCGGCTTCCACACCACGTTCCTGGTGCAGCACTGGCTGGGCACGCGGGGAATGCCGCGGCGGTACGCCGACTACCTGCCGACCGACGGGTTCACCGGGCTGAACACGTTGTCGTCGATCGGTTCGTTCATCCTCGGCGCCGCGACGCTGCCGTTCATCTACAACGTCTGGCGGTCGTACCGGGTGGGCACGGTGGTCACCGCCCCGGACCCGTGGGGCCACGGCAACTCCCTCGAATGGGCCACCAGCACGCCGCCGCCGCTGCGCAACTTCGACACGATGCCGCGGATCCGCTCCGAGCGGCCGGCCTTCGACCTCAAGTTCCCGCACCTCGCGGCCGGTGAGCAGTCGCTGGCCGGGCCGCCCGAGGGCGGGGCGCGACCGGGCACCAGGGAGTCGGACGGCGGCGCCACCTACGCCGAGGACATCGCCTCCGACCGGGAGCGCAAGAAGAAACGCTGA
- a CDS encoding ABC transporter ATP-binding protein: MTTQTAVLHDVRVTYGSGDRRLVALDDVSVAFERGTFSAVMGPSGSGKSTLLHCAAGLERPAAGSVTVDGVVLDDLTEDRLTRLRRDRIGFVFQAFNLVSALTAEQNVSLPARLAGRRPKAADVAAALAEVGLADRRQHRPSELSGGEQQRVAVARALLSRPAVVFADEPTGALDSVTSRQILDLLRRLVDEHGQTVVMVTHDPVAAARADRILFLADGRIVDDVRPALSPERIAARTARLVEQSC; this comes from the coding sequence ATGACGACACAGACGGCTGTTCTGCACGACGTGCGGGTCACCTACGGCTCGGGTGACCGGCGGCTGGTCGCCCTCGATGACGTCTCGGTGGCCTTCGAGCGCGGCACCTTCTCGGCGGTGATGGGCCCGTCCGGCTCGGGCAAGTCGACACTGCTGCACTGCGCGGCCGGGCTCGAGCGGCCGGCCGCCGGTTCGGTCACCGTCGACGGCGTGGTGCTCGACGACCTGACCGAGGACCGGCTCACCCGGCTGCGCCGCGACCGCATCGGCTTCGTGTTCCAGGCCTTCAACCTGGTCTCCGCCCTCACCGCCGAGCAGAACGTGTCTCTTCCCGCCCGGCTCGCCGGCCGCCGCCCGAAAGCCGCCGACGTCGCCGCGGCACTGGCCGAGGTCGGGCTGGCCGATCGCCGGCAGCACCGTCCGAGCGAGCTGTCCGGTGGCGAGCAGCAGCGGGTGGCGGTGGCGCGGGCACTGCTCAGCCGGCCCGCCGTGGTCTTCGCCGACGAGCCGACCGGCGCGCTGGACAGCGTGACCTCCCGGCAGATCCTGGATCTGCTCCGGCGGCTGGTCGACGAGCACGGGCAGACGGTGGTGATGGTGACCCACGATCCGGTCGCCGCCGCCCGCGCCGACCGGATCCTGTTCCTCGCCGACGGCCGGATCGTCGACGACGTCCGGCCGGCGCTGTCCCCGGAGCGGATCGCCGCCCGCACCGCGCGGCTGGTGGAGCAGTCGTGCTGA
- a CDS encoding pyridoxal phosphate-dependent aminotransferase: MAVDAKAKALRAAGRPVIGFGAGEPDFPTPGYIVEAAAKACREPWTHKYTPVGGLPALREAIAARHQVTPAQVAVTNGAKQGVYQAFATILDPGDEVLIPAPYWTTYPEAVLLAGGVPVPVGTDESTGYLVTAEQLEAARTPRTKVLLMSSPANPTGAVHPRDGLEEIGKWAVANDLLVLTDEIYQHLVYGDAEFHSLPALVPELADRTLILNGVSKTFAMTGWRVGWMTGPADLIGAVLNLQSHLTSNVCNVAQAAALAAVTGDLSAVAEMRAAFDRRRRTIVRMLNDIPGVVCPEPQGAFYAYPSVTGLLNRPLRGRRPATSAELAELILDEAEVAVVPGEAFGTPGYLRFSYALGDADLVEGVTRIAGLVDGAA; encoded by the coding sequence ATGGCCGTCGACGCGAAGGCGAAGGCATTACGCGCCGCCGGCCGCCCGGTCATCGGATTCGGGGCCGGCGAACCCGATTTCCCCACCCCCGGCTACATCGTCGAGGCCGCCGCGAAGGCCTGCCGCGAGCCGTGGACGCACAAGTACACCCCGGTCGGCGGCCTGCCCGCGCTCCGCGAGGCGATCGCCGCCCGGCACCAGGTCACGCCCGCCCAGGTGGCCGTCACGAACGGCGCCAAGCAGGGCGTCTACCAGGCCTTCGCCACCATCCTGGACCCGGGCGACGAGGTGCTGATCCCGGCGCCCTACTGGACCACCTATCCGGAGGCGGTCCTGCTGGCCGGCGGTGTCCCGGTGCCGGTCGGCACCGACGAGTCCACCGGCTACCTGGTGACCGCCGAGCAGCTGGAGGCGGCCCGCACCCCGCGCACCAAGGTCCTGCTGATGAGTTCGCCGGCCAACCCGACCGGCGCCGTCCACCCCCGCGACGGCCTCGAGGAGATCGGCAAGTGGGCGGTCGCCAACGACCTGCTGGTGCTCACCGACGAGATCTACCAGCACCTGGTCTACGGCGACGCCGAGTTCCACTCGCTGCCGGCCCTCGTCCCGGAGCTGGCCGACCGCACGCTGATCCTGAACGGCGTCTCCAAGACCTTCGCCATGACCGGCTGGCGGGTCGGCTGGATGACCGGCCCCGCCGACCTGATCGGGGCCGTTCTCAACCTGCAGTCCCATCTCACCTCGAACGTCTGCAACGTGGCACAGGCCGCCGCCCTCGCCGCCGTGACCGGTGACCTGTCCGCGGTCGCCGAGATGCGCGCCGCCTTCGACCGCCGCCGGCGGACCATCGTCCGGATGCTCAACGACATCCCCGGCGTGGTCTGCCCCGAACCGCAGGGCGCCTTCTACGCCTATCCGTCGGTGACCGGTCTGCTGAACCGCCCGCTGCGGGGGCGCCGGCCGGCCACCTCCGCCGAGCTGGCCGAGCTGATCCTCGACGAGGCCGAGGTCGCCGTCGTCCCCGGTGAGGCCTTCGGCACCCCTGGTTACCTGCGCTTCTCCTACGCTCTCGGCGACGCCGACCTGGTGGAGGGCGTCACCCGCATCGCCGGCCTGGTCGACGGGGCCGCCTGA